In Saccharomycodes ludwigii strain NBRC 1722 chromosome III, whole genome shotgun sequence, one DNA window encodes the following:
- a CDS encoding uncharacterized protein (similar to Saccharomyces cerevisiae YMR180C | CTL1 | Capping enzyme mRNA Triphosphatase-Like (paralog of YPL228W | CET1)): MLNISRRFLLSAGASTTPISKASLYHTTSIKMNTVNKASSSTTSNESGSNDASTQPDAASTTLADRYDSKRLMQQLYTPKDPKRAFKATWLNALAERKKQLAQGKIIDSYIYNNIQGTNEIVDKTRKDSFTYLTLPFRDDPLIADFYVNAVGRIRMGQVFQDLDALAGRIAYRHTSPAEPIIVTASVDRIYMLKPMDYIADYNVVLSGSVVWTGRSSMEIAIRATSIKGDLPSEITEESLKDEDTFLTASFTFVARNPETHKSMPINKLLPLTEKEWRDFKRAESHNAAKKLRAKNENLNNYPPTEEESGIMHNMWQCSQKLLTLSKREKPKNVMFMKNTNLKSTMFMQPQYRNRHSYMIFGGYLMRQTFELAYCVASAFSHGFPRFISLDSTTFRAPVPVGTILHMDATVVYTEHLHEINQDKLHTQKLDVNDIYHFEPHPVNFISTNKKDFLSKPGTIIQIKVDTAVQELASEKQTKSGSFIFSFFASRDINGENDPGYATVVPETYSEMMAYIEARRRAIETANYAAAVKRVSKL; encoded by the coding sequence ATGCTAAACATATCCAGAAGATTCCTTTTATCTGCTGGTGCTTCCACTACACCTATAAGCAAAGCTTCGCTATATCACACAACAAGTATCAAAATGAACACTGTTAATAAAGCATCTAGTAGTACTACATCCAATGAAAGTGGCTCAAATGATGCATCAACTCAGCCGGATGCTGCTTCTACCACTTTGGCAGACAGGTACGATTCAAAAAGATTGATGCAGCAATTATACACTCCAAAGGACCCCAAAAGAGCATTCAAAGCAACTTGGTTAAACGCTTTGGCTGAACGGAAAAAACAATTGGCTCAGGgtaaaattattgattCCTATATTTACAATAACATTCAGGGTACCAACGAAATTGTCGATAAGACAAGAAAGGACTCATTTACTTATTTGACTTTGCCCTTTAGGGATGATCCGTTAATTGCAGATTTCTATGTTAATGCTGTTGGTCGCATTAGAATGGGTCAAGTGTTCCAAGATTTAGACGCTTTAGCAGGAAGAATTGCTTACAGGCACACCTCGCCTGCTGAACCTATTATTGTTACGGCCAGTGTAGATcgtatatatatgttaaaACCAATGGATTATATAGCTGATTATAACGTTGTTTTAAGTGGTTCAGTGGTTTGGACTGGTAGATCTTCTATGGAAATTGCTATTAGGGCCACTTCGATAAAGGGTGATCTACCATCTGAAATCACGGAAGAAAGCTTAAAAGATGAGGACACTTTTTTAACTGCATCCTTTACTTTTGTTGCTAGAAACCCAGAAACCCACAAATCAATGCCCATTAACAAACTACTACCATTAACCGAAAAGGAGTGGAGAGATTTTAAAAGAGCGGAATCACACAACGCCGCCAAAAAACTAAGAgccaaaaatgaaaatttgaataattatCCACCTACTGAGGAAGAAAGTGGTATCATGCATAACATGTGGCAGTGTAGTCAAAAATTGTTAACTTTGAGCAAACGGGAAAAACCCAAAAATGTCATGTTTATGAAAAACACTAACTTGAAAAGTACAATGTTTATGCAACCACAATATAGAAATAGACACTCTTATATGATTTTTGGTGGCTATTTGATGAGACAAACTTTTGAGTTGGCTTATTGTGTTGCATCTGCATTTTCTCATGGCTTCCCAAGATTTATATCTTTAGACTCAACAACCTTTAGAGCACCTGTCCCTGTTGGTACTATTTTGCATATGGATGCAACGGTTGTTTACACTGAACATTTGCATGAAATCAACCAAGATAAACTTCACACTCAAAAATTAGACGTTAATGatatttatcattttgAACCACATCCAGTCAACTTTATAAGCaccaacaaaaaagatttcCTTTCTAAGCCTGGTACTATCATTCAAATTAAAGTTGATACTGCTGTGCAAGAGTTGGCTAGTGAAAAACAAACCAAATCTGgctcttttattttttcattttttgcaTCAAGAGATATTAATGGTGAAAATGATCCTGGGTATGCTACTGTTGTTCCAGAAACTTATTCTGAAATGATGGCTTATATTGAAGCTAGAAGACGTGCTATTGAGACTGCTAATTACGCTGCCGCTGTTAAACGTGTATCTAAGTTGTGA
- the AXL2 gene encoding Axl2p (similar to Saccharomyces cerevisiae YIL140W | AXL2 | AXiaL 2 bud site selection) yields the protein MRFQGTTPMVVTTMYFLSLLSLIKQVVAYPYEAFPISSQIPPVCRVGQYFSFNMSSSTYASSSGNDTTIEYQAFDLPSWLTFDSSNQNFYGTPTKNDFHGQSDNDNYYFSFILEGTDQTDGNSLNETYQFVMTTRAGISISEDFNLLSYLKNYGSTNGVDGLILKPYETFNITFESGIFTTGQSTQILEYYARSGENNAPLPSWISFDSSDLEIGGVTPNPGSEIAPEVYYPLTLIATDVPGYSATQLDFEIIIGAHQLTTSIQNDLIINVTSSPFEYSVPMDEVYLDGDVIKSSDIGSVSLSDGAPSWISLDSDGNGTYGIKGSVPSDYDQTQTNFTLTITDIYGDAVYLNFVVETTHKIFAINSLANVNATRGEWFQYNLLSSMFTDFDNTQITIGKNSSEGNWLGYLASNMTISGTVPESFTVVGLQIYGTEDGITDSLNLTIIGMDPKHTSSSSSSTHSSTHSSTHSSTHSSTHSSTHSSTHSSSSTHSIRTSSHNSTHYSSHTTSSHNATSSHNITSSSYATSTFYNSTTFKNTSSVFKPTSTSFFSSSSSSIIIITTSQTISSSSSSSSSSSSSSSTAVPLFTKISKQDSDKKRTTAIACGVIIPIVVLLILFFILFSWWRRRKNNDKDKDEIQAEDRLRFDDEDNNEKPGALFATATNKNNTANNQQALDSPVIVPGGTTRNGSNHTSSSYSSSNSTTPDMEEKNIVDNNDPMNANATYLNTIPVDDNNEGQRNISSISSPNTQENFANFINNLDDDDDDDDEDIHNAIRSDFFSPVKSSSRSSSMNNIRASSVYYNAHPGLKDSWRYVPENRNSVISSLSSVYKPKTPSFKRESYASLNTIGTNVFLDSEIKDDAKSNDNTASLLNKDPKSSVFIPKSSSHQSLSKSPETTPIKEESFDDMESSTHYTPVISRSGSRYNWVLVNSDTDNSLKSQIINNNDSNPNDNNMSTIIENSIDESHNPNTESTVLPNTLNDSNVDNIVTEQVNNNDNNSNNRKSKLVKKFNDISENVEVGNVADIKGQDLHLESSD from the coding sequence ATGAGGTTTCAAGGTACTACCCCAATGGTAGTGACTAcaatgtattttttatcattgcTTTCTCTAATAAAGCAAGTCGTAGCATATCCATATGAAGCGTTTCCAATTTCATCTCAAATACCACCAGTATGCCGTGTAGGGCAATATTTCAGTTTTAATATGTCAAGCAGTACTTATGCATCTTCCTCTGGCAATGATACAACAATTGAATACCAAGCATTTGACTTACCATCTTGGTTAACTTTTGACTCCAGtaatcaaaatttttatggTACACCAACTAAGAATGATTTCCATGGTCAGTCTGATAATgacaattattatttttcctttatatTAGAGGGTACTGATCAAACTGATGGGAATTCACTTAATGAAACTTACCAATTCGTTATGACTACCCGTGCAGGTATCTCCATATCCGAGGACTTCAATCTTTTAAGCTATTTGAAGAATTATGGTAGTACAAACGGTGTAGAtggtttaattttaaaaccgTATGAAACGTTTAATATAACTTTTGAATCGGGGATTTTTACAACAGGCCAGAGTACTCAAATTTTAGAATATTATGCTAGAAGTGGAGAGAATAATGCCCCACTGCCCAGTTGGATTTCTTTTGATTCAAGCGATTTGGAAATAGGTGGTGTTACACCAAACCCAGGTTCGGAAATTGCCCCAGAAGTCTATTATCCATTAACTTTAATTGCTACAGATGTTCCCGGGTATTCTGCCACGCAACTAGATTTcgaaattattattggtgcCCATCAGTTGACTACTTCAATTCAAAATGACCTGATCATTAATGTTACCTCATCTCCATTCGAATATTCTGTTCCAATGGATGAAGTTTATTTGGATGGCGACGTAATCAAGAGCTCTGATATTGGGTCAGTTTCATTAAGTGATGGAGCCCCTAGTTGGATTTCTTTAGATTCAGATGGAAACGGTACTTATGGTATAAAGGGCTCCGTTCCATCCGACTACGACCAAACACAAACAAATTTTACGCTAACTATTACAGATATATATGGAGATGcagtttatttaaattttgttgtGGAAACAACACATAAGATATTTGCTATTAACTCATTGGCCAATGTAAATGCCACTAGAGGTGAATGGTTTCAATATAATTTGTTATCTTCAATGTTTACTGATTTTGACAATACTCAAATTACCATTGGAAAGAATTCAAGTGAGGGTAATTGGTTAGGATATCTAGCTAGTAATATGACCATTTCTGGGACTGTTCCCGAATCATTTACTGTAGTTGGACTACAAATTTATGGTACTGAAGATGGGATTACTGATTCATTGAACTTGACTATTATAGGTATGGATCCAAAACATACATCTAGTAGCAGTAGCAGCACACATAGCAGTACACATAGCAGTACACATAGCAGTACACATAGCAGTACACATAGCAGTACACATAGCAGCACACAtagcagtagtagtacACATAGTATTCGAACTTCTTCTCATAACTCTACACATTATTCTAGCCATACAACTTCGTCTCATAATGCAACATCTTCGCACAATATAACGTCTTCCAGTTATGCAACATCTACTTTCTACAACTCAACTACATTCAAAAATACAAGTTCAGTCTTCAAACCCACAAGCacatcatttttttcctcaagcagtagtagtataattattatcacaACAAGCCAGACAAtaagcagcagcagcagcagcagcagcagcagtagtagtagtagtagtactGCTGTACCTTTATTTACCAAGATCAGTAAGCAAGATAGTGATAAAAAACGTACTACTGCAATTGCATGCGGTGTCATCATTCCCATAGTCGTATTACTCATTCTATTTTTCATCTTATTTTCCTGGtggagaagaagaaaaaataatgataaagatAAGGATGAAATCCAAGCTGAAGACAGGTTGAGGTTTGACGATGAAGACAATAACGAGAAACCAGGCGCATTATTTGCTACTGCTACAAACAAGAACAATACTGCTAATAACCAACAAGCTTTGGATTCTCCAGTTATAGTTCCAGGTGGTACTACTCGTAATGGCAGCAATCATACATCTTCTTCGTACTCCTCTTCTAATTCTACGACTCCTGATATGgaagaaaagaatattgttgataataatgaccCTATGAATGCAAATGCCACTTATTTGAATACTATTCCAGTTGATGATAACAATGAAGGACAAAGGAACATTTCATCTATTTCTTCACCAAATACCCAGGAAAATTTTGccaattttatcaataacCTTGACGAcgatgatgacgatgacgATGAAGATATACACAATGCAATTCGTTCAGATTTCTTTAGTCCAGTTAAGTCATCATCTAGATCAAGCAGTATGAATAACATTAGAGCATCCTCGGTTTATTATAATGCACATCCAGGATTGAAAGATTCATGGAGATATGTTCctgaaaatagaaattcTGTTATATCATCTTTGTCATCGGTCTATAAACCAAAGACACCATCTTTTAAAAGGGAGAGTTATGCTTCGCTGAatactattggtaccaaTGTATTTTTAGACTCTGAAATCAAGGATGATGCTAAGTCTAATGATAACACTGCTTCATTGTTGAATAAAGATCCAAAAAGTTCTGTTTTCATACCGAAATCCTCATCCCATCAAAGTTTGAGTAAATCGCCAGAAACCACACCaattaaagaagaaagcTTCGATGATATGGAAAGCTCAACGCATTACACTCCTGTTATAAGTAGGAGTGGATCTAGGTATAATTGGGTTTTAGTCAATAGCGACACTGATAACAGCTTAAAatcacaaataataaataataatgatagcAATCCCAATGATAACAATATGAGTACTATAATAGAAAATAGTATTGATGAAAGCCATAACCCTAATACCGAGTCTACTGTCCTTCCAAATACTTTGAATGATAGTAATGttgataatattgttactgAGCAggtcaataataatgataataatagtaataatagaaaaagtAAGTTggtgaaaaaatttaatgacATCAGTGAAAATGTTGAGGTAGGTAATGTGGCCGATATTAAAGGTCAAGATTTACATTTAGAATCATCTGATTGA